TCTGCGCCAATGATACTTTGGGGTTCCCCCATGGGAAAGTAGGGCATCGCCAGGCTACTGTACGACTAAAAACCCGCTAACTGCGGGTTTTTTCTTTATAAGCGGCGGCTTTTTATTTTTATTGTGCTTTAGCTTGAAAATTCAATATAAACTGGAAGACTTCTTTTATGAACTTCCTGAAAAACTTATAGCGCGGTATCCATCAACACAGCGTACCGATAGTCGTTTACTTTGTTTAAATAAAAAAACAGGTGCCATTCAACATAAAAAATTCAAAGATAGTTTAAAGCTTATAAATTCAGGTGATTTGTTAATTTTAAATAATACGCAAGTTATTCCCGCCCGCTTATTTGCCAACAAAACGACAGGTGGCAAGGTGGAAATATTGATTGAACGTATTCTAGATAAAAGACGATTTCTAGCGCAATTAAAATCCAGTAAACCATTGAAGTTAGGGACAAAACTAATATTAGAAAATGGTGTGCGCCTAGAAATATCCGCTAGGGCGGAAAATATATTTGAATTAATTTTTTTAGTAGAAGTGCCTTCTATTTTAGAGCTATTAAATAAAATAGGCCATATTCCATTACCTCCTTATATGCAAAGAGCGGATGAATTATTTGATTGGGAGCGCTATCAAACTGTATTTGCATCCACACCGGGTGCAATTGCCGCACCGACAGCAGGTCTACATTTTGACGAAGACTTGTTAGCACAACTAAATGCTAAGGGAGTTAACATTGTTTATATTACGTTACATGTCGGTTCAGGAACTTTTCAGCCTATTCGTAGTATTCGCTTTGAAGACCATCAGATGCATAATGAGCCTGTGACAGTGTCAGAAGCAGTGTGTGAAAAAATAACTCTTACTAAGCAAAATAATAAGCGCGTTATAGCGGTGGGAACAACGGTAGTGAGGAGTATAGAAACTGCGGCTTTAAATGGTCAAATAAAATCATTTCTCGGAGATACACGTCTTTTTATTTATCCAGGCTTTCAATTTCGTTGTATTGATGCCTTAATCACTAATTTTCATTTACCGCAATCGACTTTATTGATGTTAGTGTGTGCTTTTGCAGGTTATGAATCTGTTATGCCGGCCTACCAAGAGGCGATTAAACAGAATTATCGATTTTTTAGCTATGGTGACGCCATGTGGATTAGTTAGTTTTTAGTTTTCTTAAATGGGTTTAACATACAAAATTTGCGAATGGACAACGAACCAGGTAAATTGCTTGGCTTAATATCATTGATATCCTCAGGAGAAAAGTATGAGTTTTTTAATCACTAATGTGTTGGCTCAATCAGCCGCAACTTCTGTCACCCCTTCATCGAGTGGATATTCTCAAATTTTAATTTTATTAGGTTTTGTCGTCATCTTTTACTTGTTATTATGGCGGCCACAAGCGAAACGCGCGAAAGAACATCGCCAATTAATGGCTAACTTAGCGATAGGTGATGAAGTGACGACTACCGGTGGAATAGTCGGTAAGATTACCCGCCTCAATAATGATTTAATTAGTTTAAAAATCGCAGAAAATGTTGAAATTAATTTACAAAAAGCAGCTGTTTCTAGCGTATTACCTAAAGGGACTATAAAGTTTTAAACCACTTATGCTCAATAAATATCCTCTCTGGAAAAATAGTTTATTACTGGTGTTGTTGATATTGGGTTTTATTTATGCAGCACCTAATCTTTTTCCAGAGCAGCCCGCTGTACAAATTTCTCCTTCTACAGCGATCATGCATGTAAATCTGAAAGCTTTACAAGCTAAAGTCAATGCATTGATAAAAGCAGCGCAGATTGCCCCTGTTAGTGAAGCGCTTAATCAGCAAACGCTTTTATTGCGATTTAATAACACCGATACCCAGCTTAAAGCCAAAGATATTTTATCCACTGCATTGGGTGATGATTATACCGTCGCGGTTAATTTGTTGTCATCGACACCGCGATGGATGCAGGCTATTGGGGCATCCCCAATGAAGCTGGGACTTGACCTACGCGGGGGGGTACATTTTGCTTTAGAAGTTGATATTAATAATCTTATTGCGCAACGCATGCAAGGATTAGCAAAAAATATTAGCGAAAACCTTCAACAAGCGCGTATTCGCTATATGGAATTAACACCGAAAGAAAAACAATTATCTATTTTGTTCAGAAATAAAAGCAATTTATTACAAGCAAAAAATTTATTGGAACAACAGTTTCCAGCATTTGAATTTACTGAAGCAACGGATAATCCTAAACAACTTAGGATTGTTTGGTCGAATCAAGGACTCAATAATTTACGGCAACTGGCTATAGACCAAACCATTAATACGCTACGAAATCGAATTAATGAGTTGGGAGTTGCTGAGCCGATTGTTCAACAACAAGGGAATAATCGAATTTTAGTTGATTTACCTGGTGTTCAGGATATTGCGCGAGCACAACAAATTTTAGGTGGGACAGCGACAATTGAGTTTCGTTTACTGGATACCGTTCATAATCCACATCTTGCTGAAATCAATAATACAATACCTGCAGGCTCACAACTTTATCAATATGAAAGCCAGCCGATATTGTTGAGTAAACAGGTTATTTTGACAGGTAATTCGATTACTGATGCTTCAACGAGCTTTGATGAGTCGGGACGATCCGCGGTAAGTATTAGTTTGGGAGGAGGAGGAGAAAGCTATTTTCATCAAGTGACGGGTGAAAATGTGGGTAAGCCGCTGGCTATTGTGTATGTAGAAACTAAAAGCAGTGTAAAAGTCGTGAAGGGAAAAATTACTCATATTCCGCGTAAAGTAGAACGAATTATCAGTATCGCTAGAATTCAGACCGCACTCCCACCTAATTTTCAAGTAACCGGTTTAACCAATCCACAAGAAGCCTTAAACTTATCCTTATTATTACGCGCAGGTGCTTTGCCAGCACCCATTTATGTGGTTGAACAACGTACGATAGGTCCACAATTAGGCGCAGAAAACATCCATAAAGGGATTATTTCTATTGTGGTAGGCTTTATTTTGGCTGTTGTGTTTATGGCTGTTTATTATGGAGTGTTTGGTGTCATTGCGGATATAGCCTTAGCACTTAATTTAGTATTATTGGTTGCCTTATTATCTTTATTGGGTATGACGTTAACCCTACCAGGTATGGCAGGAATCGTTCTAACCGTTGGGATGGCGGTTGACGCGAATGTCTTAATATTTGAGCGTATTCGTGAAGAATTACGCAATGGCGTGTCACCTCAATCGAGTATTCATGCGGGTTATGATCGGGCATTAATTACTATTATTGATGCCAACGTGACCACCTTAATTGTCGCATTAATATTATTTGGCGTAGGTACAGGTTCGATCAAAGGATTTGCGGTGACTTTAACCCTAGGGTTACTCACCTCAATGTTAACCGGGATCATGATAACAAGAGCCTTGATCAATGTCTGTTATGGGGGGCGTCCTCTAAAACGTTTGCCGATTGGTATTTAGTTTTAAAGAGTAAAAACTGTGGAATTTTTTAAAAAACAAACCCATATAAATTTTTTAGGCTTGCGTCGCTGGGCGGTGGCTTTGTCTTTACTATTAATTGTTATTTCTGCGGGATCCTTAATCACTAAAGGGTTACGTTGGGGATTAGATTTTACCGGTGGTAGTCAATTACAAGTTTCTTTTAATCACACTGCAGATATCCCTTTATTAAGGAAACAATTAGTAGGCGCTGGATTTAAAGATATCTTAGTGCAAAGCTACGGAACTTCACGTGATGTACTGATAAGCTTGGCCCCCCATCAACACACTACGCAACATGATTTAAGTGCGCAAATTATAAAAGCGTTACCAGGTGCACAATTAAAACAAATTGAATATATCGGTCCTCAAGTAGGGCGAGAGTTAGCAACTCAAGGCGCACTGGCTGTTTTTATTGCACTATTAGGAATCATGATTTATATCGCGCTACGTTTTGAATATCGTTTTGCAGTAGGAGCAGCGATTGCTTTGATTCATGATCCTATCGTTATTTTAGGTATCTTTTCTTTATTTGGTATTGAATTCAATTTAACGGCTTTAGCCGCTATTTTAGCGGTTATTGGTTACTCACTTAATGATACGATCGTTATCTTTGATCGAATTCGTGAAAACTTTCGTAAGCTACGCAAAGGGTCGGCAGTCGAAGTGGTCAATCTCTCCATTAATCAAACTTTGTCGCGTACTATCATGACATCCGCGACGACATTGCTCGTGGTACTTTCGCTCTGTGTTTTTGGCGGAACAATGATTCATAGTTTTGCATTAGCGCTGGTAATAGGAATTGTGGTAGGAACTTATTCATCAATTTATGTGGCAGGAACTATCGCAGTTGCATTAGGTCTCGATCGACGGAATTTTTTACCTCCAGTAAAAAGTGTCGATGAGAGACCTTAACACCATAAGTTCAGTTCAATGAGTAGGATTAAAGTTTTCGGCTAATGGCTTGTAGTAATAAAGGACAGAGTTTAGGATTGGCTACCATAATATGACCCGTGGTGAAATAATTTTCACCCCCTTTTATATCACACGCTATTCCACCGGCTTCTTGAACCAGTAAAATACCTGCTGCCATATCCCACGGAGCGAGTTCAAGTTCCAAAGCAGCATCTAAGCGTCCTGCAGCAACATAGGCTAAGTCCAGTGCAGCCGATCCCGTTCTACGTATGCCACTCGCTTGTGACATCATGGCGCGCAAAGCTTCTTTATTAATAGAAGCAGTCAGTGTATTGAAACCGCGGCTAGGAATTGAAATTCCTATTAAGGATTCTGGAATACTTGAACGTGTGCTGACACGTAAACGACGCGTAAAGCGTTGTGTATTATTTAAATAAGCACCTTCCCCTCGTGTGGCAATAAAGGTTTCTTGACGTAAGGGGTCATAGATAAGGGCATGTTCAATGCGGTCTTTTTCGTTGTTTTTAATAGCAATTGAGATCGCAAAATGTGGAAAATCATGGACATAGTTACAGGTTCCGTCGAGCGGATCAATAATCCAAGTGTATTTATCACCGTTAATTGGCTCGCTTTCTTCAGCAAATATCCCATGATTTGGATAGGCTTCTTGGATAGTCGAGATAATAATTTTTTCCGCTTTTAAATCGATCTCAGTGACAACACCGCGGTTGTCTTGTTTTTGTTGCATACGAAGTCTGTCTAAACGGTGTAAACCGTCTAAAATAGTTTTACCTGCCAGACGAGCAGCGCGATCGGCGATATTTAAGAAAGGGTGCATGGATATTGATGATAAAGTGAAAACTAATATTATATTTTTAAAAGTTCCAGAATGATACCATAGCTTATGCCTCTAAAATATCTTTAGAAGCTCACTTCATGCGTTTACTACAAATTCTCCTGAAAGTACTTGAGGTCTGATTTGACGCCATCAACCCTTTGTGTGAAGCTAGAATGTTAAATAACAAATAATTTTAAGCTTTTCGACCGAATAGATAAGGGGTTAGTCGGAAGGTTTATAGGTAAAAACTCATGTCTCTTTCACAGATTCGGATCGTACTCGTCAATACAACCGATCCCGGCAATATTGGAGCGACAGCCCGTGCGATGAAAACCATGGGCTTGAAACAGCTTTATCTTGTTGAACCAAAGTCTTTTCCACATGTGAATGCATCAGTGCGTGCGAGTCATGCGATTGACGTGTTGGCGGAAGCGACAGTTGTCGATCATTTAGGTAGAGCCATTCAGGATTGTCATTTAGTTTTTGGGACCAGTACGCGTATCCGCGAACTCAATTGGGTTTCTTTAACAGCCCGAGCTGCCGCTGAAAAAATAGTGATTAAACCACAACAAAAAGTAGCGGTAGTGTTTGGGCAAGAACGATGTGGTCTTACCAACAAAGAATTACAATTATGTCATTTTCAAATTAATATTCCTGCAAACCCAGATTATAGCTCCTTAAACTTAGCGGCCGCAGTACAAATTGTCTGTTATGAGTTGCGTATGGCTTTTTTACATGAAATTAAGCTTGAGGAAAAAGCGATTCCTCTGGCAGATGTCAAACAGCAAGAATATTTTTACCAACATTTACATGATCTACTCAATAAAATTGAATTTTTAAAACCGATTCGTAGCCAACAAATTATGGATAGATTACGTCGCTTATTTAGCCGATCGGAATTAGATGTCAATGAAGTGAAAATTTTACGAGGAATACTGAGCACGATTGAAAAAAAATTAGCTTCTCAGCCATAAGACGTGTCTATTTTATGAATAATCAATTTAATTGCGAACTGCTCAAATCCAGCAAAAACTCACAGGCTAGAGTCACTAAAATAACGACAGCGCATGGCAGTGTGCTAACGCCTGCTTTTATGCCAGTGGGAACACGTGCTTTTGTTAACCATATGATGCCCCAGGATCTGAGAGATGCGGGATCGCAAATTATCTTAGGTGGCAATACCTATCATATGTTACTTAATCCTGGTATGGAAGTTATCTTAGCGAGCGGAGGAATGCATCGTTTAATGGCTTGGGATAAGCCTATGTTAACGGATAGTGGTGGTTTTCAAGTATTTAGCTTGTCGAAAAATTCCAAAATTTGTCATATTGATGCGAAGGGGGCACATTTTAAACATCCCACTACAGGAAAAGTGATTCATTTGACACCCAAAAGCTCTATTGAGGCACAAAGAATTATTGGCGCGGATATCATCATGGCTTTTGATGAATGTACACCTGAAAACGGCGGTAGAGACGCCGCGTTAGCAGCGATGGATCGCACACATCGTTGGTTATTAACTTCAAAAGAAACTTACTTGGTTTCAGATTCAGTTTATGGTCATCAACAAGCTTTATTTGGCATTATTCAAGGGGGTAGTTTTAGGGATCTTCGTGAATTAAGCACACAATTTATTTTAGCAGCAGAGCTGGATGGTATTGCAATCGGTGGAGAAGTCATTGGTTTTGATATGCAGAAAACAGTTGAAGTGATCGATTGGATTCGGCCCTTATTACCCGATAATAAGGTTCGTTATACGATGGGAGTAGGACTTAATCCACAAGATTTGATTGATGTAGCCGCCAAAGGAATTGATTTATTCGATTGTGTTGCACCAACACGCAATGCACGACATGGCGCACTTTATCACGGGAATGTTATCAAAAAAGATAACGGCTTAGAATTTGTCAGTGAAGAAAACCAATCCAGAATATTGATTAAAAAATCTATTTACGCAAAAGATGAAACCCCTATTTTAGCAGGGTGCTTATGCTATACTTGTCGGCATTTTACACGTGCCTATTTACATTTTTTATTTAAACAAGGATCGTCTCTTTATAACCAGCTGGCATGCATACATAACCTATACATCATGCACCATGTTTGCGAACAAATTCGACGCTTAATCTTTGATGAATAAGTGACAATAGACTCACAGCAATTGGATTTTGACAAGTGCCGCGAAGGGAATTGCAAGCTGATCGGCAACACAGATAAAAATTCAATTGCGCAGAGTATCGTTTTATTTTAATGGAATGCCAGTGATACTTTTTTATTGTTGTCGACGAAATAACATCGTTACGAATGCAATGATCGCTAATATGATGAATATAAAAAAGATAATTTTTGCAACGCCAGCCGCTACGGCAAAAACACCGGTAAATCCAATAATGGCAGCAATGATAGCAATAGCTAGAAAGATAAATGCCCACGCTAACATAATACTTCTCCTCTACTTAAATTGGTTTAAGCCTTAAGGTTAGTTGATGAATCCAGTAGTCGCAAGTGACGATAGGTATTCTTAGAAAAGTGCCGTCATATTTTGGTCGTTTTGACAACAGGAGTATAAAATATGTCTATAAATGAATCGCAAACACGCGATACTCTCTTAAATGAAATCAAAATTTATCCCCCATCGAAAAACTTTTCCGATCATGCGCGGATTAACTCTATGGACCAATATGAAGAGATTTATCGCCACTCTATGGAACAGCCTGACCAATTTTGGGCACATATTGCGGGTGAATTACACTGGATGCAGACTTGGAAAAGTGTATTAACTTGGAAGGAACCATATGCAAAATGGTTTTTAGAAGGTAAAACCAACGTGTCATATAATTGTCTCGATCGCCATCTGCCGCATTATGCAGAAAAAACCGCATTGATTTGGCAGGGAGAGCCAGATGAGAAACGTCAATTGAGCTATAGGGAATTACTTCAGGCGGTTTGCCAATTTTCTAATGGATTAAAAAAATTAGGTATAAAAAAAGGTGATTGCATTACACTGTATATGCCTTTAATCCCGGAACTTATTATTGCGGTCTTAGCTTGTGCGCGTTTAGGAAGCATTCATAATGTTGTATTTGGCGGTTATTCGGTACAAGCGCTAGAAAGCCGCATTCAAGATTCAAACTCTAAATTGGTTATTACTGCGGATGCTGCTTACCGACGCGGTAAGATTATCCCACTTAAACAAGTGATGGATGAAGCGTTATTAAGTTGCCCGTTAGTAGAAAAAGTCATTGTTTATCAAAGAACTCAGACTGAAATTCCGTTAAAAGCTCATCGCGATATTGGGTGGCATGATGTGATAGCAGAGGTTAGCGATTTTTGTCCTGCTGAGCCTATGGATAGTGAGGATACACTTTTTATTCTTTATACATCCGGTTCTACCGGAGAACCGAAGGGGATTTTTCATTCCACTGGCGGGTATATGGTAGGGGCTTATTATACTTCCAAAATAGTCTTCGATTTAAAACCAGAAGATGTTTATTGGTGTACTGCCGATGTGGGTTGGATCACAGGTCATACTTATGTTGTTTATGGCCCTTTGTTAAATGCAGCAACCGTATTTATCTATGAAGGAGCTCCTGATTGGCCTAAACCCGATCGTTTTTGGCAACTCATTGAAGAATACAAAGTCAATATCTTTTATACTGCACCCACGGCCATTCGTTCTTTTATGAAATGGGGTAATGAATGGGTTGATAAAAAAGATTTATCGAGTTTAAGACTGCTAGGTAGTGTGGGCGAGCCTTTAAATCCAGAGGCGTGGCTATGGTATTTTGAAAAAATTGGTAATAAGCAATGTCCTATTGTTGATACATGGTGGCAAACAGAAACAGGCGCCATTATGATCGCATCCATTCCTGGAGCGATACCAACTAAACCCGGTTCAGTGGCTAAACCTTTACCTGGCGTAGAAGTTGATATTGTGGACACGGCGACGGGACTCAGTGTTGAGCAGGGAAAAGGAGGGGCTTTGATTATTCGCCGTCCTTGGCCAAGTATGCTGCGCGGTATTTGGAATGATCCCAAAAGATATGAATCACAATATTGGGGTAAAGTTCCCCATGCTTACTTCTCAGGTGATGGGGCACGTTTTGACACAGAAAATTATATTTGGATTATAGGGCGTACGGATGATGTGATCAAAGTTTCTGGACATCGTTTAGGATCTGCAGAAATAGAAGCGGCTTTAGATAGCTATCCTGCAGTTGCAGAATCTGCCGTGGTGCCTATTCCAGATAAAATCACCGGTCAATCGATAGTGGCTTTTGTTGTGCTAAATAATGATGTAAAAAAGCCAAAAGCTACATTAAAGGCCGAACTTATTAACCAAGTTAGAGTGACTATAGGTGCTATTGCGTTACCTAAGCGTTTAATTTTTACTGTGGCATTACCAAAAACCCGTTCGGGGAAAATTATGCGCCGCTTATTACAGGACATTGCGGTGAACCGTGAAATTGAGCAAGACACATCGACATTAGAAGATTTTTCAGTACTTAAACAGATTCAAGAACAACAAATGCAAGAACAACAAAACGGAGAGTCGAATAATCACTATGCAGAATAAAAATGTTATCATTATTCCCGCACGTTATGCTTCCAGCCGATTCCCAGGAAAGCCATTAACGTTGATTAAGGGCCATAGTTTAATTTATCGAGTTTGGTCTATTGCTAAAACTATTAAGAGTGTTGATGAAGTCTATATTGCAACCGATCATGCGGATATCCAAAGACACGCTATCAATTTTGGCGCTAAAGTATTGATGACGGCCGAACAGAATAATGGCACGGAACGTAGTTTTTTTGCACTTTCTTTGTTAGAAAATAAACCGAATATTATTTTAA
This region of Candidatus Rickettsiella isopodorum genomic DNA includes:
- the secD gene encoding protein translocase subunit SecD, which codes for MLNKYPLWKNSLLLVLLILGFIYAAPNLFPEQPAVQISPSTAIMHVNLKALQAKVNALIKAAQIAPVSEALNQQTLLLRFNNTDTQLKAKDILSTALGDDYTVAVNLLSSTPRWMQAIGASPMKLGLDLRGGVHFALEVDINNLIAQRMQGLAKNISENLQQARIRYMELTPKEKQLSILFRNKSNLLQAKNLLEQQFPAFEFTEATDNPKQLRIVWSNQGLNNLRQLAIDQTINTLRNRINELGVAEPIVQQQGNNRILVDLPGVQDIARAQQILGGTATIEFRLLDTVHNPHLAEINNTIPAGSQLYQYESQPILLSKQVILTGNSITDASTSFDESGRSAVSISLGGGGESYFHQVTGENVGKPLAIVYVETKSSVKVVKGKITHIPRKVERIISIARIQTALPPNFQVTGLTNPQEALNLSLLLRAGALPAPIYVVEQRTIGPQLGAENIHKGIISIVVGFILAVVFMAVYYGVFGVIADIALALNLVLLVALLSLLGMTLTLPGMAGIVLTVGMAVDANVLIFERIREELRNGVSPQSSIHAGYDRALITIIDANVTTLIVALILFGVGTGSIKGFAVTLTLGLLTSMLTGIMITRALINVCYGGRPLKRLPIGI
- the queA gene encoding tRNA preQ1(34) S-adenosylmethionine ribosyltransferase-isomerase QueA, which codes for MKIQYKLEDFFYELPEKLIARYPSTQRTDSRLLCLNKKTGAIQHKKFKDSLKLINSGDLLILNNTQVIPARLFANKTTGGKVEILIERILDKRRFLAQLKSSKPLKLGTKLILENGVRLEISARAENIFELIFLVEVPSILELLNKIGHIPLPPYMQRADELFDWERYQTVFASTPGAIAAPTAGLHFDEDLLAQLNAKGVNIVYITLHVGSGTFQPIRSIRFEDHQMHNEPVTVSEAVCEKITLTKQNNKRVIAVGTTVVRSIETAALNGQIKSFLGDTRLFIYPGFQFRCIDALITNFHLPQSTLLMLVCAFAGYESVMPAYQEAIKQNYRFFSYGDAMWIS
- the secF gene encoding protein translocase subunit SecF gives rise to the protein MEFFKKQTHINFLGLRRWAVALSLLLIVISAGSLITKGLRWGLDFTGGSQLQVSFNHTADIPLLRKQLVGAGFKDILVQSYGTSRDVLISLAPHQHTTQHDLSAQIIKALPGAQLKQIEYIGPQVGRELATQGALAVFIALLGIMIYIALRFEYRFAVGAAIALIHDPIVILGIFSLFGIEFNLTALAAILAVIGYSLNDTIVIFDRIRENFRKLRKGSAVEVVNLSINQTLSRTIMTSATTLLVVLSLCVFGGTMIHSFALALVIGIVVGTYSSIYVAGTIAVALGLDRRNFLPPVKSVDERP
- the tgt gene encoding tRNA guanosine(34) transglycosylase Tgt, yielding MNNQFNCELLKSSKNSQARVTKITTAHGSVLTPAFMPVGTRAFVNHMMPQDLRDAGSQIILGGNTYHMLLNPGMEVILASGGMHRLMAWDKPMLTDSGGFQVFSLSKNSKICHIDAKGAHFKHPTTGKVIHLTPKSSIEAQRIIGADIIMAFDECTPENGGRDAALAAMDRTHRWLLTSKETYLVSDSVYGHQQALFGIIQGGSFRDLRELSTQFILAAELDGIAIGGEVIGFDMQKTVEVIDWIRPLLPDNKVRYTMGVGLNPQDLIDVAAKGIDLFDCVAPTRNARHGALYHGNVIKKDNGLEFVSEENQSRILIKKSIYAKDETPILAGCLCYTCRHFTRAYLHFLFKQGSSLYNQLACIHNLYIMHHVCEQIRRLIFDE
- a CDS encoding RNA methyltransferase, which translates into the protein MSLSQIRIVLVNTTDPGNIGATARAMKTMGLKQLYLVEPKSFPHVNASVRASHAIDVLAEATVVDHLGRAIQDCHLVFGTSTRIRELNWVSLTARAAAEKIVIKPQQKVAVVFGQERCGLTNKELQLCHFQINIPANPDYSSLNLAAAVQIVCYELRMAFLHEIKLEEKAIPLADVKQQEYFYQHLHDLLNKIEFLKPIRSQQIMDRLRRLFSRSELDVNEVKILRGILSTIEKKLASQP
- the acs gene encoding acetate--CoA ligase, encoding MSINESQTRDTLLNEIKIYPPSKNFSDHARINSMDQYEEIYRHSMEQPDQFWAHIAGELHWMQTWKSVLTWKEPYAKWFLEGKTNVSYNCLDRHLPHYAEKTALIWQGEPDEKRQLSYRELLQAVCQFSNGLKKLGIKKGDCITLYMPLIPELIIAVLACARLGSIHNVVFGGYSVQALESRIQDSNSKLVITADAAYRRGKIIPLKQVMDEALLSCPLVEKVIVYQRTQTEIPLKAHRDIGWHDVIAEVSDFCPAEPMDSEDTLFILYTSGSTGEPKGIFHSTGGYMVGAYYTSKIVFDLKPEDVYWCTADVGWITGHTYVVYGPLLNAATVFIYEGAPDWPKPDRFWQLIEEYKVNIFYTAPTAIRSFMKWGNEWVDKKDLSSLRLLGSVGEPLNPEAWLWYFEKIGNKQCPIVDTWWQTETGAIMIASIPGAIPTKPGSVAKPLPGVEVDIVDTATGLSVEQGKGGALIIRRPWPSMLRGIWNDPKRYESQYWGKVPHAYFSGDGARFDTENYIWIIGRTDDVIKVSGHRLGSAEIEAALDSYPAVAESAVVPIPDKITGQSIVAFVVLNNDVKKPKATLKAELINQVRVTIGAIALPKRLIFTVALPKTRSGKIMRRLLQDIAVNREIEQDTSTLEDFSVLKQIQEQQMQEQQNGESNNHYAE
- the yajC gene encoding preprotein translocase subunit YajC; the protein is MSFLITNVLAQSAATSVTPSSSGYSQILILLGFVVIFYLLLWRPQAKRAKEHRQLMANLAIGDEVTTTGGIVGKITRLNNDLISLKIAENVEINLQKAAVSSVLPKGTIKF
- a CDS encoding DUF1328 family protein — its product is MLAWAFIFLAIAIIAAIIGFTGVFAVAAGVAKIIFFIFIILAIIAFVTMLFRRQQ
- a CDS encoding inositol monophosphatase family protein, with product MHPFLNIADRAARLAGKTILDGLHRLDRLRMQQKQDNRGVVTEIDLKAEKIIISTIQEAYPNHGIFAEESEPINGDKYTWIIDPLDGTCNYVHDFPHFAISIAIKNNEKDRIEHALIYDPLRQETFIATRGEGAYLNNTQRFTRRLRVSTRSSIPESLIGISIPSRGFNTLTASINKEALRAMMSQASGIRRTGSAALDLAYVAAGRLDAALELELAPWDMAAGILLVQEAGGIACDIKGGENYFTTGHIMVANPKLCPLLLQAISRKL